The window GAGACGGTCGCGACGTCCGCGGCTCCGTGCGCAGCTCCCAACTGCCTTTCCCACGGGGGGTTCGGCCCCGCGACGGCGCAGGTCAGCGCGGCCACGCGTGCCGCGTAGCCGCAGGCCTGGGCCACGTCGGTCAACGCGAGCCGGTCGAGCCGGCCGCCCAGCATCCCGCGCGTACCGAGGTGGTGGAGCAGTCCCGCGGTGAAGGCGTCCCCCGCGCCCACGGTGTCGACGACCCGGGTGGGCACGCCGGGCACGGTGACCCGTTGCCCGTCCAGGGAGGCGACCGCGCCGTGTGCGCCACGGGTGACCACGACCAGCCGGGCGCCCGCTGCGTGGAACCCGTCGCAGGACGCCTCCAGTGTCGTGTCCGGTGCCACCACGCCGAGGTCGTCCTCGCTCAGCCGGAGGATGTCCGCCACCGCGCACCACCTCGGCAGCCGCTCACGATAGACCTGCGGGTCCACCAGGGCGGGCCTGATGTTCGGGTCCACGCTGACCGTGGAGTGCGGCCGCGCCCCGGCCAGCGTCTCCTCGACCAGGGAGCCGCCCGGCTCGCGCACCAGCGCGAGCGAACCCGAGTGCACACAGGCAGAGTTGAGCAGGTCCGCCCGGCCCAGCTCCTCGCGCGTCCACTGCCAGTCGGCGGTTCCCTCCGCGTGGAACGAGTACGAGGCCTGGCCTCCCGAGTCGACATCGGCGACGGCCAGTGTGCTGGGCTCGGCCGCTTCCGGGGCATCGGACAGGTCGACCCCGGACTCCAGCAGATGGGCGCGGAAGAGGCGGCCGAACACATCGCCCGACAAGCGCGCCAGGAGCCGGGTGGGGGTGCCGAGCCGGGCCAGGCCGACAGCGGTGTTGGCCGGGCCGCCGCCCGGCAGGACGCGCAGCGACAGACTGCGGCCGTCGGGGGACGGGCCGTGGGCGGTGCGGGCGAACTCGGTCCCGGGGCCGGTGAAGGCGTCGGCGACGCACTCTCCCAGCACGGTGACCTGACGTGGCGACTGCATGCGAAGGACCCTCCAGGTGGGGACGCGGAAGAAGGCCCGCCGGGCCCACCGCCCGGACTGGCGGAGGGGGCCTCGGAGACTGGCTCGTCGATCGGCCGACGGGCTTTCCGGGCAAGGGCATTGACGTTGACGGACGGGGAGTCCATCATCCTCCGCAAGCGGTGTCAACGATGACATGTGTCAACGATGGCATCGCCCGGCCACGGCACACGTCCGCGCCGCAGGTCTGCCCCACCGCCACCCTCACCGCTTCCGCAGGAGTCGCACATGTCCCGTAGAGCCCGCCCCGTCCTCGCCGTAGGCGCCCTCGCCCTCGCCCTGTCCCTGACCGCGTGCGGATCCGGCTCCGGCGGTGGCGCCCAGTCCGGCGGCAAGATCAAGGTCGGTCTGATCACCAAGACCGACACCAATCCGTACTTCGTCAAGGTGAGGCAGGGAGCCGAGCAGGCGGCCAAGACGTCGGGCGTGGAACTGACCACCGCAGCCGGGAAGTTCGACGGCGACAACACCAGCCAGGTCACGGCGCTGGAGAACATGGTCGCCTCCGGGGTCAAGGGCGTGCTGATCACCCCGAACGACTCCAAGGCCATCGTCCCCGCCATCGCGAAGGCCCGCGCCAAGGGCGTCATGGTCATCGCTCTCGACACCCCTCCCGAGCCGCAGTCCGCCGTGGACGCCCTGTTCGCGACCGACAACGTGAAGGCCGGCGAACTGATCGGCGCCTACGCGAAGGCCGCGATGGGCGGCAAACCGGCGAAGATCGCCACGCTCGACCTCGCACCCGGTGTGTCGGTCGGTGTCCAGCGGCACGAGGGCTTCACCAAGGGCTTCGGCGTAGCGGCATCCGATCCGTCGATCGTCTGCTCCCAGGACACCGGCGGAGACCAGGCCAAGGGCCAGACCGCCATGGAGAACTGCCTGCAGAAGGCCCCCGACATCAACCTGGTGTACGCGATCAACGAACCCGCCGCGCTCGGCGCGTACACCGCCATCAAGGCAAAGGGCCGCGAGAAGGACGTGATGATCGTCGCCATCGACGGCGGCTGCACCGGCGTGCAGGCGGTCAAGGACGGCAAGATCGCCGCGACCTCGCAGCAGTACCCCCTGAA is drawn from Streptomyces sp. NBC_00178 and contains these coding sequences:
- a CDS encoding carbohydrate kinase family protein, whose product is MQSPRQVTVLGECVADAFTGPGTEFARTAHGPSPDGRSLSLRVLPGGGPANTAVGLARLGTPTRLLARLSGDVFGRLFRAHLLESGVDLSDAPEAAEPSTLAVADVDSGGQASYSFHAEGTADWQWTREELGRADLLNSACVHSGSLALVREPGGSLVEETLAGARPHSTVSVDPNIRPALVDPQVYRERLPRWCAVADILRLSEDDLGVVAPDTTLEASCDGFHAAGARLVVVTRGAHGAVASLDGQRVTVPGVPTRVVDTVGAGDAFTAGLLHHLGTRGMLGGRLDRLALTDVAQACGYAARVAALTCAVAGPNPPWERQLGAAHGAADVATVS
- a CDS encoding sugar ABC transporter substrate-binding protein; this encodes MSRRARPVLAVGALALALSLTACGSGSGGGAQSGGKIKVGLITKTDTNPYFVKVRQGAEQAAKTSGVELTTAAGKFDGDNTSQVTALENMVASGVKGVLITPNDSKAIVPAIAKARAKGVMVIALDTPPEPQSAVDALFATDNVKAGELIGAYAKAAMGGKPAKIATLDLAPGVSVGVQRHEGFTKGFGVAASDPSIVCSQDTGGDQAKGQTAMENCLQKAPDINLVYAINEPAALGAYTAIKAKGREKDVMIVAIDGGCTGVQAVKDGKIAATSQQYPLKMAQDGVKAIVSFAKSGDKASGYTDTGVQLITDKPQAGSESKDSGFGRENCWG